From a single Williamwhitmania sp. genomic region:
- a CDS encoding M20/M25/M40 family metallo-hydrolase: MTHIYQTLRLIGLTLAVSLTACKTTVNVGNPEITVAELQHHVQFLASDSLKGRLPGTVESRIAAKYIKDHFNDDGLRLLGERGYQFFPIIKEQELGRNVLYIGTNNHYKLGQDFTPFPFSDSDSLQAPVVFAGYGIELTTSKILWHDYELINANHKWVMILRGVPGKDSLGNPFADYAGDRIKALTAKDQGAAGVILVSGANFDKDDALVDPLTRDYSLGIPVIQVTRVVANQILSKSQHTIEQIEYLSKNQSHSQSFNTNVKLAAVTAIHSKKEKTQNVIAEIIGSDSTLKHQYVIIGAHYDHLGMGGPGSSSRRPDTIAVHNGADDNASGVAALMEIAERMAAHRDSIKRSIIFVALGAEEMGLLGSKEFVNNPPVDLSKVQAMINIDMIGRMNNKKTLQVSGIGTSNIGGQLLQAIPDPDSLNLATSPDGYGPSDHASFYGKNIPVYFFTTGPHMDYHTPFDDADKINYLGLKNSSDYIYSLAMVLANTDQKLAFKEAGPKTGGYSRGKRFKVTLGIMPDISGQSNDGLRADFVSAGKPAFRGGMQNGDVITAIDGKEVKNIQDYMVRLMTLKEGRTISVEVRRNNEQKILIIKL; this comes from the coding sequence ATGACACACATATACCAAACGTTACGTCTAATTGGGCTAACCCTAGCAGTTTCCCTTACAGCTTGCAAAACAACTGTAAATGTTGGGAATCCAGAGATTACGGTAGCTGAGCTGCAGCATCATGTTCAGTTTCTTGCATCCGATAGCCTAAAGGGCAGGCTGCCCGGAACAGTGGAAAGTCGGATTGCTGCTAAGTATATCAAGGATCACTTTAATGATGATGGTCTAAGGCTACTTGGAGAAAGAGGTTATCAGTTCTTTCCTATCATTAAGGAGCAAGAACTCGGCAGGAATGTGCTTTATATTGGTACAAATAATCATTATAAACTTGGACAAGATTTCACCCCCTTTCCATTTTCTGATTCTGATTCACTACAAGCACCGGTGGTATTTGCCGGCTATGGTATTGAGTTAACAACCAGCAAAATCCTATGGCACGACTATGAGTTAATCAATGCCAACCATAAGTGGGTGATGATATTGCGTGGTGTGCCGGGTAAGGATAGCCTTGGAAATCCCTTTGCCGACTATGCAGGCGACAGAATAAAGGCACTTACCGCAAAGGATCAGGGTGCAGCTGGAGTTATTTTAGTATCGGGTGCCAACTTTGATAAAGATGATGCGCTTGTTGATCCTTTAACCAGAGATTACTCGTTAGGTATTCCGGTTATCCAGGTTACAAGGGTTGTTGCAAACCAAATACTGTCCAAATCGCAGCATACTATTGAGCAAATTGAATATCTATCGAAAAATCAAAGCCACAGTCAAAGTTTCAATACAAACGTTAAACTAGCTGCGGTCACTGCTATTCATAGCAAAAAGGAGAAGACGCAGAATGTAATTGCTGAAATTATTGGCTCCGACTCAACGCTCAAGCATCAGTATGTGATTATTGGTGCGCATTACGACCACCTTGGCATGGGCGGACCTGGCTCCTCTAGCCGACGACCCGACACCATAGCGGTGCACAATGGAGCCGATGACAACGCCTCGGGCGTAGCAGCACTGATGGAAATTGCCGAAAGAATGGCCGCACATAGGGACAGCATTAAGCGCTCGATAATCTTCGTTGCATTGGGTGCCGAGGAGATGGGGTTGCTCGGTTCAAAAGAATTTGTGAATAATCCACCGGTAGATCTTTCGAAAGTCCAGGCCATGATCAACATCGACATGATAGGTCGAATGAATAATAAAAAAACGCTTCAGGTAAGTGGGATTGGCACCTCAAACATTGGTGGCCAATTGTTACAAGCTATCCCCGATCCCGATAGCTTAAACCTAGCCACCAGTCCGGATGGCTACGGTCCATCCGATCACGCCTCATTCTACGGAAAAAATATACCCGTTTACTTCTTCACCACTGGGCCGCACATGGACTACCATACCCCATTCGACGATGCAGATAAGATAAATTACCTTGGGCTAAAAAATTCCTCAGACTATATTTATAGCCTAGCAATGGTACTCGCCAATACCGATCAGAAGTTAGCATTTAAAGAGGCTGGACCAAAAACCGGTGGCTACAGCCGCGGAAAACGATTTAAGGTTACACTTGGAATTATGCCCGATATTTCAGGCCAATCCAACGATGGATTGCGTGCCGATTTTGTTTCTGCTGGGAAACCAGCATTCCGCGGTGGAATGCAGAATGGGGATGTTATTACCGCCATCGATGGAAAAGAGGTAAAGAACATTCAGGATTACATGGTTCGCTTAATGACCCTTAAGGAGGGCCGAACCATTTCGGTGGAAGTGAGACGAAACAACGAACAAAAAATACTAATAATTAAGCTGTAG
- a CDS encoding thioredoxin-like domain-containing protein has translation MKNLLIIILACFISAGASGAKKNGFQIKVKVEGLKDTTLLLGYYYGDKKYVLDTTRVNDKGYGVFEADSLLKGGIYIVVLPGMNYFEVLLTGNQQFSVETNKDNLLDAMKFSGSKENDAFLKFQKFKRDMQIKTAAIQNKAKLTHNPDSLKGYQDQLKEIDNEGKAEFNRIIAENPNTFLANILRAIMPIEQPNFEIAEGTPKRDSLLWVKSYQYGKNHFWDNIDFSDDRLLRTPIIESKMNVYFTKILLQIPDSIDAAADNLLSKMKPGSEFYQYTLSYLLNQFQISNIMGMDAVFVHLAKDYYLNGKAPWADKKLLSKIEELVNKTEPNLIGKVAPELIMQNSDGTISSLHELDADYTIMIFWEPDCGHCQKTIPILWKLYQKYKSKKVEVFAVYTQYDKKKWLDYINTNKIFWTNVWDSEYNSNFRNLYNIYSTPTIYLLDKNKKIIAKRIGVESLDDLLGKLIDGTIKE, from the coding sequence ATGAAGAACCTACTAATTATTATTCTAGCATGTTTCATTTCGGCAGGTGCCTCCGGTGCTAAAAAAAATGGATTTCAAATAAAGGTTAAGGTTGAGGGGCTGAAGGACACCACCCTTTTGCTTGGATACTACTATGGTGATAAAAAATATGTTCTCGACACAACGAGAGTTAACGACAAGGGTTACGGCGTATTTGAAGCAGACAGCTTGCTTAAAGGTGGAATCTACATAGTTGTTCTGCCGGGCATGAACTATTTTGAGGTGCTGCTTACAGGAAATCAGCAATTCTCGGTGGAAACCAACAAGGACAATTTGCTCGATGCCATGAAATTTTCTGGCTCGAAGGAGAACGACGCATTTCTCAAATTCCAAAAGTTCAAGCGCGATATGCAGATTAAAACTGCTGCTATACAGAATAAAGCCAAGCTAACTCACAATCCTGACAGCCTAAAAGGATACCAGGATCAACTTAAAGAGATTGACAATGAAGGTAAAGCGGAATTCAATAGGATAATTGCAGAGAATCCCAATACATTTTTGGCCAATATTCTACGGGCAATAATGCCCATTGAGCAGCCAAACTTTGAGATAGCCGAAGGTACACCTAAAAGAGACAGCCTGCTTTGGGTTAAATCATACCAGTATGGGAAAAACCATTTCTGGGACAACATCGACTTTTCCGATGATAGACTCCTCCGGACGCCAATCATTGAGAGCAAAATGAATGTTTACTTCACCAAAATATTGCTACAAATTCCCGATTCAATTGATGCAGCGGCCGACAACCTTTTAAGCAAAATGAAGCCGGGCAGTGAGTTCTACCAATATACCCTCTCCTACCTCCTCAATCAGTTTCAGATTTCAAATATTATGGGAATGGATGCCGTTTTCGTGCACCTTGCAAAAGATTACTACCTAAATGGCAAGGCTCCGTGGGCAGACAAGAAACTACTCAGCAAAATTGAAGAGCTAGTTAATAAAACTGAGCCAAATCTAATTGGGAAAGTGGCCCCTGAATTGATTATGCAGAACTCCGATGGAACCATTTCGTCGCTTCACGAGCTGGATGCCGATTATACGATAATGATTTTTTGGGAGCCCGATTGTGGCCATTGCCAGAAAACCATTCCTATTCTTTGGAAACTCTATCAGAAGTATAAGTCCAAAAAAGTTGAGGTATTTGCCGTTTATACCCAGTATGATAAGAAGAAATGGCTTGATTACATAAATACAAATAAAATATTCTGGACGAATGTATGGGATTCGGAGTATAACTCAAACTTCAGAAATCTCTACAATATATACTCTACCCCAACCATATATCTGCTCGATAAGAACAAAAAGATAATTGCCAAACGAATTGGTGTAGAAAGTTTGGACGACCTTCTTGGAAAACTGATAGACGGTACAATTAAAGAGTAG
- a CDS encoding thioredoxin domain-containing protein — MPNKLIQETSPYLLQHAHNPVDWYPWGEEAFAKAKAEDKLVLVSIGYSACHWCHVMEKESFENAEIAVLMNENFVCIKVDREERPDVDQVYMGAVQLISGSGGWPLNCFALPDKSPIYGGTYYPPKHWKEILKGLVTTWHTDREKVLKAAHELTEGVANTEIIKERVQVSDFSIRDLRLVVEPWKRKFDKINGGWGAAPKFPMPPALEFLLDYAWLSDDQVVRSSLFLTLKKLASGGIYDHLGGGFFRYSVDKEWIVPHFEKMLYDNAQLAIVYAKAFVYYGYADFARVAKETLQFALRDLWSENGGFYSAIDADSDGAEGKFYLWTNEELKELAGDDYQILSQLLLLKSNEHLKEGSVLVRNENYHTSQLLPEEVTRLNLLVQTLYQKRLTRKKPSLDIKQIASWNGLLLKALSEVSRYLEDPGMQCFAESNAHFIEDFLVANQGRLSRCYTSGHASEVSFLDDYAFVADGYVSLYQTSLDEKWLLLAKKLVDLAIELFYDEASGMFFYTSKDLPAVVSRKMELTDGVMPAAASTLGHVLLSLGQYFHNEQYCQISRQMVYNLKMQLSGAGPYTANWARLYLRHLFQPVVVAVADELNEGDFSRLNSFYYPPMIFAASATIGQLPVLQQEHFASQNKIFVCHGKSCFKPVLSVDELLDTLNSIKEKAVH, encoded by the coding sequence ATGCCAAACAAGCTAATTCAGGAAACTAGTCCATATTTACTTCAACATGCACACAATCCAGTTGATTGGTATCCATGGGGGGAGGAGGCATTTGCAAAGGCAAAGGCAGAGGATAAGCTCGTACTGGTGAGTATCGGATATTCTGCATGCCACTGGTGCCATGTTATGGAGAAGGAGTCGTTTGAGAATGCGGAAATTGCTGTCCTAATGAACGAGAACTTTGTTTGCATAAAGGTTGATCGGGAAGAACGACCTGATGTGGATCAAGTTTATATGGGTGCTGTTCAGCTAATTAGTGGAAGTGGCGGATGGCCACTCAATTGTTTCGCCCTACCCGATAAAAGCCCAATATACGGTGGAACCTATTATCCGCCAAAACACTGGAAGGAAATCCTAAAAGGGTTGGTTACCACATGGCATACCGATAGAGAAAAAGTTTTAAAAGCAGCGCATGAGCTTACAGAAGGTGTTGCCAATACAGAAATAATCAAAGAACGGGTGCAGGTTTCTGATTTTTCGATTCGTGATCTGCGGTTGGTCGTGGAGCCGTGGAAGCGGAAATTTGACAAGATAAATGGAGGTTGGGGTGCCGCTCCAAAATTTCCAATGCCGCCAGCATTAGAGTTTCTGCTCGATTATGCTTGGCTTTCGGACGACCAAGTGGTTAGAAGCAGCCTGTTTTTAACCTTAAAAAAACTGGCAAGCGGTGGTATTTACGACCATCTTGGAGGTGGTTTCTTTCGCTATTCCGTTGATAAGGAGTGGATAGTTCCTCATTTTGAAAAGATGCTTTATGACAACGCCCAGTTGGCAATTGTTTATGCCAAGGCATTTGTCTACTATGGTTATGCCGATTTTGCCCGGGTGGCAAAGGAGACGCTGCAGTTTGCACTTCGTGATTTGTGGTCCGAAAATGGAGGTTTTTATAGCGCCATTGATGCCGATAGCGATGGAGCAGAGGGCAAATTTTATTTGTGGACCAACGAGGAGCTTAAAGAGTTGGCTGGCGATGATTATCAAATCCTTTCACAGCTACTACTACTTAAAAGCAACGAGCATTTGAAGGAAGGCAGCGTTCTAGTGCGTAATGAGAACTACCATACTTCACAACTTTTACCAGAGGAGGTTACTCGCTTAAACTTGCTTGTTCAAACCCTTTATCAAAAACGATTGACGAGGAAAAAGCCATCCCTCGATATCAAACAGATTGCTAGTTGGAACGGTCTTCTGCTTAAGGCGCTTTCAGAAGTTTCCCGATATTTGGAAGATCCAGGAATGCAGTGCTTTGCTGAAAGTAATGCTCATTTTATTGAAGATTTTCTTGTAGCAAATCAAGGAAGGTTGAGTCGGTGCTATACTTCTGGCCATGCGTCGGAAGTTTCATTTCTTGACGATTATGCATTTGTTGCCGATGGCTACGTTTCATTGTATCAAACCTCGCTTGATGAAAAGTGGCTACTGTTGGCTAAAAAGTTGGTCGACCTTGCCATAGAGCTATTTTACGACGAGGCAAGTGGAATGTTCTTCTACACATCAAAGGATTTGCCTGCGGTAGTATCGCGCAAAATGGAACTTACCGATGGTGTAATGCCTGCAGCGGCCTCCACACTTGGACATGTGCTCTTAAGCCTTGGCCAGTACTTTCACAACGAGCAATATTGCCAAATATCGCGGCAAATGGTATATAACCTTAAGATGCAGCTCTCCGGTGCTGGCCCTTACACGGCAAATTGGGCACGACTCTACCTAAGACATCTTTTCCAACCAGTAGTGGTAGCTGTTGCCGACGAGCTTAACGAAGGTGATTTTTCAAGGTTAAACTCTTTCTATTATCCACCCATGATTTTTGCCGCATCTGCCACAATTGGCCAGCTGCCTGTTCTTCAACAGGAGCACTTTGCCTCACAAAATAAGATTTTTGTGTGCCATGGTAAAAGTTGCTTTAAACCAGTGCTAAGCGTGGATGAACTGCTTGATACGCTAAATTCTATTAAGGAAAAGGCAGTTCACTGA
- a CDS encoding tetratricopeptide repeat protein, protein MAYGTLKCCKYSIVAFIIFQLFAVSGFSQKSFRLASETHAIYYLAIKDSIATLNKEIERLDRNGNSHDKILSQLRCSHLYAKINQPDQALISANSALVTAQETSDDNGKMLALTQMGVCYYLLNFKVEALESFLESFQISKLLNSAKETGFLITQIGKVELELGSFVKALDYAQQALDFYIQENNLEGQAIALRLLGNIHTKLGNLDLAESYLNKSIFILERTGNTDQLSKAYVKLGELRIAQHKNNQALFYLSQAAKIIEKDSSSNQNYGQVLRYYAVALSANGMQDEAVAMAKKSIVTLKSFNNTSDDAKSWLVLADIYYAQKKRDEAQKTYQKALDIATQGELKDEKRLAFKGLANVAEQQGKLAEAYQYLKGYNSLNDSILGLSQMSKVIQLENQLITLKKDKELEQKHLEVQQQDLELTHQGNRITILIALLLLAAGIIYHAYRINKEKKKANGILQRQNAEIEAQADALAMQNNFVEKRNRDMMSSLEYGGRIQRAIVPAIPDLKGLINSFVLHIPKNIVSGDFYWFKRRDNLLFFAVADCTGHGVPGAFMSIVGNFGLNKIVNEELTTKPSEILTSLNSLFIKTLERRDRYDIFDGMDIGLCLLNLNTLEMEYSGANISLQLIRKADLENPLQSQPTIHSDKHNLFMLKPNNQPVGSNMEFKPFINHQMQLLPGDSIYMYSDGYTDQFGGPKRRKYHTQELRRKLLTFQQRTMLNQKEILLKEFYRWKGDNEQIDDITVLGIRIPKNYSL, encoded by the coding sequence ATGGCATACGGTACTCTAAAATGCTGCAAATATTCCATTGTAGCATTCATTATTTTTCAACTATTTGCAGTTTCAGGCTTTTCTCAAAAGAGTTTCAGATTGGCTTCTGAGACACATGCAATATACTACCTAGCAATCAAGGATTCAATTGCCACGCTCAATAAGGAAATTGAAAGACTAGACAGAAATGGCAATTCACACGACAAAATCTTATCCCAGCTCCGCTGCAGCCACCTTTATGCTAAAATTAACCAACCCGACCAAGCATTAATTTCGGCCAATAGCGCTTTGGTTACCGCACAAGAAACTAGCGATGATAACGGTAAAATGCTTGCCCTCACGCAAATGGGTGTTTGCTACTACCTTCTTAATTTTAAGGTAGAAGCGCTGGAATCATTTCTGGAAAGTTTTCAAATAAGTAAACTACTCAACAGTGCCAAAGAAACAGGTTTCCTAATAACCCAAATTGGTAAAGTTGAACTAGAACTTGGCAGCTTTGTTAAGGCCTTGGACTATGCCCAACAAGCACTCGACTTCTATATCCAGGAAAATAATCTAGAAGGTCAAGCTATAGCACTGCGGTTGTTGGGAAATATTCATACCAAACTTGGTAACCTTGATTTGGCCGAAAGCTACCTCAACAAATCTATTTTTATTCTGGAGCGAACGGGCAACACCGACCAGCTATCCAAAGCCTACGTTAAGCTAGGAGAGCTACGTATTGCTCAACATAAAAACAATCAAGCACTGTTCTACCTCTCCCAAGCTGCAAAAATTATTGAAAAAGATAGCTCATCAAACCAGAATTACGGTCAGGTATTACGTTACTATGCAGTTGCGCTTTCAGCCAATGGGATGCAAGACGAGGCAGTTGCAATGGCAAAAAAATCAATAGTCACGCTAAAAAGCTTCAACAACACCTCCGATGATGCCAAATCATGGCTTGTACTCGCTGATATATACTACGCCCAAAAAAAGAGAGATGAGGCACAAAAGACATATCAAAAAGCTCTTGATATTGCGACGCAAGGTGAACTTAAAGATGAAAAACGCTTAGCATTTAAGGGGCTGGCCAACGTTGCTGAGCAGCAAGGAAAACTAGCAGAAGCCTACCAATACCTAAAAGGCTACAACAGTCTCAACGATAGTATTCTTGGGTTAAGCCAAATGAGCAAAGTAATTCAGCTTGAGAATCAACTTATTACCCTAAAAAAGGATAAGGAGTTGGAGCAAAAGCACCTTGAAGTTCAACAGCAGGATTTGGAGTTAACTCATCAGGGCAACAGAATAACCATACTAATTGCATTACTTCTGCTTGCAGCTGGCATAATATATCATGCTTACCGCATTAATAAGGAAAAGAAAAAGGCAAATGGAATTCTGCAAAGGCAAAACGCAGAAATTGAAGCACAGGCCGATGCGCTTGCAATGCAAAACAATTTTGTTGAAAAGCGTAATCGAGACATGATGAGCAGTTTGGAGTATGGTGGTAGAATTCAGCGTGCCATTGTGCCAGCCATACCCGACCTCAAAGGGCTAATTAACTCATTCGTTCTCCATATCCCAAAGAATATTGTGAGCGGCGACTTTTACTGGTTTAAGCGCAGGGATAACTTGCTATTTTTTGCGGTTGCTGATTGTACCGGACACGGCGTACCTGGCGCATTTATGAGCATAGTGGGGAATTTTGGTCTCAATAAAATTGTGAATGAGGAGTTAACCACCAAGCCTTCGGAGATATTGACCTCCCTCAATAGCCTTTTTATCAAAACACTGGAGAGAAGAGACCGATATGATATTTTTGATGGGATGGACATTGGGCTTTGCCTGCTCAACTTAAATACATTAGAGATGGAATACTCTGGTGCAAACATCTCGCTTCAACTTATTCGCAAGGCAGATTTGGAAAATCCGTTACAATCTCAGCCCACCATACACTCCGACAAGCACAATCTTTTTATGCTGAAACCAAATAATCAGCCAGTGGGATCAAATATGGAGTTTAAGCCTTTCATTAACCACCAGATGCAGCTGCTACCCGGAGATTCTATCTACATGTATTCCGATGGCTACACTGACCAATTTGGAGGGCCAAAGCGCAGAAAATATCATACCCAAGAACTACGGAGAAAGCTGCTTACATTTCAACAGCGCACCATGCTCAACCAAAAAGAGATACTGCTTAAGGAGTTTTACCGTTGGAAGGGAGATAATGAGCAGATTGACGACATTACAGTACTGGGTATCCGAATTCCGAAAAATTACTCGCTCTGA
- a CDS encoding glycosyltransferase family 2 protein: protein MISVLIPVYQQVVVDLVEALLSQLRARVVPFEIVVMDDGSEIAIRKANSALLQLKNVKYIELEKNVGRSTIRNFLASEAAYDLLLFLDCDVSLPDDLFIERYLDYSSKKHVTVGGIAYRNDPPSDRKKYFRWKYGQARESQSKSIRQQHPYASFKTANFCISRSLFLKIRFSEAITGYGHEDTLFGLELARLKIPIYHIDNPIYHDGLEDAHVFFSKSEQAVQNLLALYCVNPSDVNIERVALLKTFKRIKRFRVNFIFDLIYSLAGQLMRRNLLGSRPSIFIFSFCKLCFFCHLYGKGCKSIDRQYKYSVL from the coding sequence ATGATATCCGTTTTAATCCCTGTATACCAGCAAGTTGTTGTAGATTTGGTTGAAGCCCTCCTTTCACAGTTGCGGGCTAGGGTAGTTCCATTTGAGATTGTGGTGATGGACGACGGTTCTGAAATAGCCATTCGCAAAGCAAACTCTGCACTTCTGCAACTTAAGAATGTGAAGTATATCGAGTTGGAGAAAAATGTTGGTCGATCAACCATCCGAAATTTCTTGGCTAGCGAGGCTGCTTACGATCTTTTGCTATTCCTGGATTGCGATGTTTCTCTTCCGGATGACTTATTTATTGAGCGCTACCTCGATTATTCCTCTAAAAAACATGTAACGGTTGGTGGTATTGCATACCGTAACGATCCACCTTCCGACAGGAAAAAATATTTTCGATGGAAGTATGGTCAGGCACGTGAGTCTCAGTCAAAATCCATCCGGCAGCAGCACCCGTATGCATCTTTTAAAACTGCTAACTTTTGCATTAGTCGGTCACTGTTCTTAAAAATTCGATTTTCCGAAGCGATCACTGGCTATGGTCATGAGGATACACTATTTGGGCTGGAGCTTGCACGACTTAAAATTCCAATATACCACATCGATAATCCCATTTACCACGATGGACTAGAGGATGCCCACGTTTTTTTTTCCAAGTCGGAGCAGGCAGTTCAAAACTTACTTGCACTTTATTGTGTGAACCCTTCTGACGTGAATATCGAACGCGTGGCGTTGCTAAAGACATTTAAGCGGATTAAGCGTTTTCGGGTAAACTTCATCTTTGATTTAATCTACTCACTTGCAGGTCAATTAATGCGTCGGAATTTACTTGGATCTCGCCCCTCAATTTTCATTTTCAGTTTCTGTAAACTCTGTTTTTTTTGCCACCTCTATGGCAAAGGCTGTAAATCAATAGACAGGCAATATAAATATTCTGTGCTATAG
- a CDS encoding response regulator, with the protein MENKKILVAEDEEANFLYLKEVLDEFDVDIIWAKNGKETVEFTRIHKPVLLLLDIKMPIMNGLEALQILRSEFPDMPVIAQTAYAMDEERIKCLEAGCNDYLAKPILPDQIIQMVSKYLKK; encoded by the coding sequence ATGGAAAATAAAAAGATTCTGGTTGCGGAGGATGAGGAGGCCAACTTTCTATATTTGAAGGAGGTGCTTGATGAGTTTGACGTGGATATTATCTGGGCAAAAAATGGAAAGGAAACCGTTGAATTTACCCGAATTCACAAACCAGTTCTCTTGTTGCTGGATATCAAAATGCCCATCATGAATGGGTTGGAAGCACTTCAGATTTTAAGATCAGAGTTTCCAGATATGCCGGTGATTGCACAGACCGCCTATGCCATGGATGAGGAGAGAATCAAATGCCTTGAAGCCGGCTGTAATGATTACCTGGCAAAGCCTATTCTTCCAGATCAAATAATTCAAATGGTTTCGAAATACTTGAAAAAATAG
- a CDS encoding TonB-dependent receptor gives MKEKNAFSLSTVVFSRWSNKGWAVFDSLKKVVKIGQISAIYTLLALPMSTFAQTDTVTVNRNVDMEEVVVNAVGKKNVYSELSRIVITINKDDIDKLAIHSVQDLLEQVLGADVRARGALGVQADVSLRGGTFDQVLILLNGVNITDPQTGHHNLDIPLDIESVDRIEILQGPGTRIYGPNAFSGAINIITGERSGTGATVGATAGQYGYFSGFASARWATKHYKNFISIAHSRSDGYISNTDFNTRSLFYQGELSSVLGNTMIEAGVSDKGFGANSFYTPVYPDQYERTKALIAAISHSVTLGKVDIESQAYWRRHHDKFELFRDNPPAWYTNHNYHLTDVVGGKIMGSFRTSISRTSLGAELRYEHIYSNVLGNLMADTLSDHCDPGGFFTRQKGRRNADFNLEQTFYLKNLIVSGGIMALWNSDFGWDKTLGIDASYELGHHYRLYGSLNQSMRLPTFTDLYYSGPQNQGNPNLKPEHALSYEVGVKSTYSKLAFQLSLVRREGRDIIDWIKDSTDIKYTTRNLTKVNTNGFETAVTYLLGDYFGQKPNSTKVMVSYSFYKNEKSTAGLISAYSLDYLRQKLVATFTSMLYRGTGFTFTASYRDRAGSYTDASNNEISYTPFTVCDLRIFSTFGRWNVFGEASNIFNRSYVDIGSVVQPGRWFKAGFRFDI, from the coding sequence ATGAAAGAAAAAAATGCATTTAGCCTATCAACCGTAGTCTTCTCAAGGTGGTCGAACAAGGGCTGGGCCGTATTCGATAGCCTAAAAAAGGTGGTTAAGATTGGACAAATCTCGGCCATATACACGCTTCTGGCTTTGCCGATGAGCACTTTTGCACAAACGGACACAGTGACAGTCAATAGAAATGTGGACATGGAGGAGGTGGTAGTCAACGCAGTTGGTAAGAAAAACGTCTACTCGGAGCTTTCGCGGATAGTAATTACAATTAATAAGGATGACATCGACAAGCTGGCCATCCATTCAGTCCAGGATCTGCTGGAGCAGGTGCTGGGTGCCGATGTTAGGGCACGGGGTGCTCTTGGCGTGCAAGCCGACGTGAGCCTGCGCGGTGGCACATTCGATCAGGTGTTGATTTTACTCAACGGTGTAAACATTACCGATCCTCAAACTGGCCATCATAATTTGGATATTCCGCTTGATATTGAAAGCGTTGACAGGATAGAGATTCTTCAGGGGCCTGGAACACGAATATATGGCCCAAATGCCTTTAGCGGAGCCATCAATATTATTACCGGAGAGCGGAGTGGCACTGGAGCCACGGTTGGGGCTACTGCTGGTCAATATGGCTACTTCTCTGGGTTTGCCTCGGCTCGATGGGCTACAAAACATTACAAGAATTTTATCTCCATTGCCCATTCACGCTCAGATGGGTACATTAGCAATACCGATTTCAATACCCGCAGCCTCTTTTATCAAGGAGAACTATCGTCGGTGCTAGGAAATACAATGATTGAAGCAGGGGTTTCGGACAAGGGTTTTGGTGCGAACAGCTTCTATACCCCCGTTTACCCCGACCAGTATGAGCGTACCAAGGCGTTGATTGCTGCCATAAGTCATTCGGTAACCTTAGGAAAGGTTGATATAGAATCACAAGCTTACTGGCGAAGACACCATGACAAGTTTGAACTGTTTAGAGATAATCCCCCAGCTTGGTATACAAATCACAACTACCACCTCACCGATGTTGTTGGAGGTAAAATAATGGGGAGTTTCCGAACCTCCATTAGCCGAACTTCGCTAGGTGCAGAGCTGCGCTATGAGCATATCTACAGCAATGTGCTTGGAAACTTAATGGCTGATACGTTAAGTGATCACTGCGATCCAGGTGGTTTCTTTACTCGGCAGAAGGGGAGGCGTAATGCGGACTTCAACCTTGAGCAAACCTTCTATCTAAAAAATTTGATTGTCTCCGGTGGAATTATGGCGCTTTGGAATTCCGACTTTGGCTGGGATAAAACACTTGGAATTGATGCCAGCTATGAACTTGGCCATCACTATCGACTTTATGGCTCATTGAATCAGAGCATGCGGCTGCCAACCTTTACCGACCTTTACTACTCAGGTCCCCAAAACCAAGGAAATCCAAACCTCAAGCCTGAACATGCCCTTAGCTACGAAGTTGGTGTGAAATCGACATACTCCAAGTTGGCATTTCAGCTGTCGCTAGTTCGAAGGGAAGGGCGTGACATTATCGACTGGATTAAGGATTCAACCGACATAAAGTATACCACTAGAAACCTTACCAAGGTGAATACTAATGGTTTTGAAACGGCCGTAACCTATTTATTAGGAGACTATTTTGGCCAAAAACCTAATAGCACTAAAGTTATGGTTTCGTATAGCTTTTACAAAAATGAGAAGAGCACTGCAGGGTTAATTTCTGCCTATTCTCTAGATTATCTTCGCCAAAAGCTCGTTGCGACTTTTACCTCAATGCTTTACCGAGGGACTGGGTTTACCTTTACTGCAAGCTATCGCGATAGGGCAGGCAGCTATACCGATGCCAGCAATAATGAAATAAGCTACACGCCATTTACCGTTTGTGACCTGCGCATTTTTTCCACCTTTGGACGATGGAACGTGTTTGGTGAAGCATCAAATATTTTCAACCGCAGCTACGTGGATATTGGTAGCGTTGTGCAGCCGGGAAGATGGTTTAAGGCTGGCTTTCGATTTGACATTTGA